The following proteins are encoded in a genomic region of Synechococcus sp. WH 8016:
- a CDS encoding septal ring lytic transglycosylase RlpA family protein, giving the protein MHRSFPFATLATGLFATGFALFPVLARDVPTIDLYDPFEPLSSESVQASAPTAPAVASPPAVAPPKPAKTLVVSTSTGEASWYGPGFFGNRTANGEVFRPGTMTAAHRTLPFGTKVKVTNLRNGKETIVRINDRGPFSGHRVIDIAHGAAQHLGLVSSGIAQVRLEVLR; this is encoded by the coding sequence ATGCACCGATCTTTCCCCTTCGCAACGCTCGCCACTGGGCTCTTCGCTACAGGCTTTGCCCTGTTTCCAGTGTTGGCGCGTGATGTACCCACCATTGATCTCTACGACCCTTTCGAACCCTTGAGCTCGGAGTCCGTTCAGGCCTCTGCTCCAACAGCCCCGGCGGTGGCTTCTCCCCCTGCCGTCGCTCCGCCGAAACCTGCCAAAACGTTGGTTGTTTCCACCTCAACCGGAGAAGCCAGCTGGTACGGACCTGGCTTTTTTGGCAATCGCACCGCTAATGGAGAGGTGTTCAGGCCAGGAACCATGACCGCAGCGCATCGCACGTTGCCTTTTGGAACGAAAGTGAAGGTGACGAATCTGAGAAACGGCAAAGAAACGATCGTACGAATCAATGACAGGGGCCCATTCAGTGGCCATCGCGTCATCGATATCGCCCATGGCGCTGCCCAGCACCTTGGGTTGGTGTCAAGCGGCATTGCTCAAGTGCGCCTCGAGGTGCTCCGCTGA